The DNA region AGATTTCCACTTAGGTCTTGATGGCACCGGTGTGAAACTGGGAACAGATGCATTGGGTCTCATTAAATCAGGTTGTGAAGTCTTGGCCTGGCAGAAACCTTGCATAAAACAAAGCCAGACATTGGAGATAGCTGCATGCTCTCTAAAGTCTGATTTATCGGACTTACAAAAATAAACTCAGATCAAATACAGCCCTCATATCTTCTGGGAAGCAAAGCCAATCAAGATATCCCTTACTTCCCTTTGCTTTGAGATACATCACCTGTcttttgttttaatgatattatCCAAGAATGTAAACATCCATGAAATTGCTTAATATTTGGCAGTGCGTTGTGATGCTAGAGCCAAATCAATACAACAAGAGGTCATGTGTCACCAAAGAAGGTTTATAATCTTGGGCTAGATGACTTGTAACTATTTTAGCTTCTTAAAATAACCCGATAGCTGCTCAAATCCACAGAAAATCTGAATGGTGAGTCAATCTGATGCGTGCTTGTGCAAGACATATAGCCCCCACCTACTGAAGAAGTCTGTCCAGGTCACATGCAGGTCAAACTGAACCATTTTGAAATGAGAAATAAACTGACATCTCTACCAGCATGCAGCAAATACAAAGATCACTCAGTTTGCTGAATGTACAGCTACTGTAAACACAGCGCCTGAATGTGAGTTGACATGCAAGACTTTGTGACAGACTCATAAGTTCCAGCTGGAAACCAGACATGTGCTCTGCCATGCTCAGTGATGGGTGCCACAGTGTGTGCTGTCTGCAGGAGGCATTTGGAGGAGTGTCAAAGCTTTTggcacacacacttttacacaatCAAGACATCCCGTTACACTCCACCTGCACCTGACACAACAGTTAACCCAAATCTGCATGTTGCTGAATTGTCACAATGCATTCATTCTTGATGTTGGAAATAATAGtttaccaaaataaataaataaatgaactcaATATCCACTTACTAGATTTCTTCCAGACCTTTAAGCTACATCTCATTCGCATTTGCTGTGTTGTCCGGAAGATTCTAAAagaatttataataaaatataaggTGATCAAGGTtatttatacatacattaaTACTTCATATTTTAAATTCATGTTTTGTATGACTTCAACTATATTTTATAGTCATTCATTATCTCTTCATACACCAAGTACGGATGCTTCACATGATAAGTTACTAATAActctttttgttactttttacttcaaaaataaaaaaatttatccAACAGTAAACACAATGACCCATACAGACAACAAATCAAACATTtcaaaagctacaaaaaaatactttaatacCATTCAAGTTATCCTTATTTCTGCTACTACTACAAGTTGTATTCAGCATGGAGGCATATGTTAGTGTCAATGCAGCAGAGAATTATAAGAAGGCCTGACGGAGCAACACAACAGGAGAGGAAGGCAGTGCCGGTCTGCTCTTTATGAGCTTGACTACAATGCTACAAGCTCCCCTCCCTTTTTCACCAGTGGAAACATGTGATCACACCGTATCCTTTTACATCTCTGATGGGTTTTTCAGCCATTTGTGCTCTGCTGTAATGGAATATCCACTCATGAAAATACACATGGCAAGCTGTTTGAAGATATCAGCCATtccctcctgtctttcctttttttgttattttccaaTCACAGAACTGCTGGAAAAGATGTCAGAGTTTTCCACTCTTTGTGccaaagtagtttattttattaatatttgaagATATGCtaattaaaatatgtttcttACACATTTCATGATTTTCTTTACCTTACAACTAAATATTTAAACTAGGGCCTTAAGAAAAGTGTTGGTGTACTTAAATTTCAACTTACAGAAAAATTTATATTTGCCATATAAGACAGCCTTGTATTAATATTCTGAAGGAAAGTTTGTTATATGACATATGACTGAATTATGAATGAAGGCAGAATTGCTATAATAATAGCCTAATGTATAAGGGCTGGGCAACTGCTCCTGCATAACTTCTGCTTTATTTTTAAGCAATTTATAGCtcttaaagaaatgcaaaaaataaactactggaACCTTAAACAGTTTAGCCTTTAAGTGATATGAACTCAGGTTGCAGTTAAAATAACGTTAACATTTTCCATGTGCCTTCAATAGATGATTTACTTCAATGCCAACATTTAGTTGACTTCTCAAAAGTGAGAAAATGAGAAATTGTTGCGGTTTTCAAGATAAATACTTCATCTTAAAGACTGTGTGAGCACTTGCCGCTGTGCCAGCATGCGCAACCTCCTAAACTAATGATATGGCTGGATAtatgtataaaaatatatatagtctGGCTGGTTGTAAAGTTCAGCCTTTCAACTTCTGTGAGACGGTTGTTGGCTGCACACATGTTCAGAAGCACAGCTTTTGGAATTGTCAATGCAACAATGTCAGAATGTGTGTGATGAAAATCTTTGTAGGCAATCCCTTTACTACTAAACAGTTGGAAAAGTCTTCACAAGcggtttgaaaaaaaacataattatctTTTTATGCTTGTTGGAGCAGTAAAAGTGGCCCTGATGACTTCAGTCATTTGTCAAAATGCTGACACAGAACTATGGGGGCACACTCATTGTATCTGGTGGTCCTGCATGCTTTAATAAGGCTTTCAAGGAGGTGTttattgaattttattttttggtgaACCTTCACCTCCTAAACTAGTCAGTTTCTGCTTTTttggagtttaaaaaaaaaaatctgttttgcttttttatatataatataatataaacgtGACTTTAACTTTTTGTGTTTGCCATTAATGTGTGAGATTCTTGTGGTTGgggcattttaacattttattgtacACTGAATAAATACAGATACAAAATACAAGTAACCAGATAGCAACTTTATCACATATAAGgtgatatgtcagtgttgtgtttacaacttGTTTCCGCTGCCCTCGGGTGGCCAGAAAAAATATTGCaattattgcaggtttaaagtGGCTGTACTCGAAAGAAGTGGGCTGGGATTGCCTTCACATGGATCTCATAGACCGTTCGCCAACATTACACTTAGAGCAAAAACTATAGCTCTCACACTGTGCAATGACCAACATCCACAGTTCTGACCTCATGTTGAATCACTTTCTCATTTCTGAGCATTCAAATCCCTATTTTGACATCTGTCAGAGAAGGCAGGAGTAAAGGTTGAAAAAGAGGACATGTGATTGCAGAACCATGCAGTATTTTAATCTTCTTCACCTCAGTGATGACATTACATCAAATAACTTTGCTCAGGCCAGTACTTTTTGGCACTTGACTCAAGATGGACCCAGAGGGCAGCAGAGCAGGTGTCTCCAGGAAACCTCCTGGTGTTTCACTGACAGTCGGATGTGTCGGTGGGGCCCCCAGTTACTTTGGCTGATGGACGAGGCTGTGGAGCCGTGTCCTGGGAGAAACAGACACTGCATACATCAGGATCTTATTACTGGCTTTCTGCACATATACACTGTGTCATATAAAGTTAGGCTATGTTGTCATTTTTTCtgatttgcactttttttctTATAAGTCCAAGAGCCTAAAGCATGTATTCAGAAACTCTGAGTACATTATCTCCTTTCATGACATCCCAACATGCAGTCATCCCAAATTACTTAATGAGATTTAGCACCTTATTTACCAAAGCCTGCACAAAACCTGAACGAATGCAGCATTTTCCAAGTTAGAGAGTTCTTCCTAATTTATTCAGACCATTTGCACAAATGTAGTCAGTCACAGTTTTCCAGTCAGACTATCAACAAATGTTGCTGACTGTGCTGTCTGGTCAAATCATTTGCCCCAGACTTGTTGTGCAGCTGCATTATGTGTTCCAAACATGGGTATACTCTCTTATACTATACTTTTTCAAAAACAGTTTTTACTATCACCTGCATATCTGTTTCTGAGCCACGCATTGTACTACAATTAATAAATTCACTTCATTATGAGGAATATGCACACAGGCTTTCTCATAGTGAGacccaaaatgttaaatgttgcgAAACGTCCGCCGACCTGTTATCTTAAAAAGTTGTGTAGAGTGGTTGAATGAGTGTTAATTTGCTCAGGGAAAAGAGTGAACTGATGGCGATGACTGGCTCATAAATCACATTAATGCGGTGATTTCATTTAATCTTTGGGTCATTCTTTTAACAGCATGCTCATCCAAATTGCCTCTGTGTTGCTGAGCCAAAAGTATACTTCTTCCTGGCTGAAAGCAGTTGGCTTTGGCTCGCTGCATCAACCTGAGTCTTGACTGAAAAATGTCAGCTGCAGccactgattttttttataagagTAACTGATTAAttggaaaaaaaggaacaagCATCAGCTATTAAGAATTTGTTCCACACTCCTAACAGGGTGAGAGATTTTCAAGATTAAAGCGGATGCTTTGTTGCTGAATTGGCTAGCTTTCCAGCAGTCAAAGAAGCATGTAGTCCATCTTCATTACATCTGGTCTTTAGTTTGATCTAGCAAggaagcttttttaaattatttttatagcCTCTCTGCTTGATTTAACATTGGCCGATAAATAAGAGGGGGATGTCATGCAAAAAATGTCAAGAGCTGCACTCAAACTCACGACATTACTCTTAAATGGTATCCAATTGCCTGCAAAGAAGCAACTTTAACAGTATGACATAACTTATTTAATGAAAGCTGACATTTCTTGGAAAAGTGTAACTTCTTGTGGTGAGGTGCCCCCCACAcgcagctttaaatccagtaaCCTCATATCAACTGCACTTTTCCACTAAAGAGGCAGTGAAATGTGAATGAGACACACTCCTTCCTGACTACCCACATTGAGTAGCAGGCCGACTGATGGCTAGCCATTTCAGTTCATCAACCACTTACAAGACCTATGTTTTCACTGTGATTTACATTTTCCATTTAACAGTCATTCTCATGTACTTGCTTTTTGCATAGTTTGGCTTTGGCTATGTCCTGCAGTGTTTCAGCTTAAACTGTTCTTAAGACAGTTGGATATTGAATGGTTATTTCAGGTTATTTTGATTACATGTCTCTAAtagttgttttttacatttaggCCTCCAAACAGTGTATTATTGTGCAATAAAATCTCTAATTAAAAGCAAAGGTTAGAGACACACAGTTAAATTCCCCTCCATTCagaaattgtttatttttaatgtcaCTTAATGTTCGACCTTCACTGATGTATGTGCACAGCTTGTCTAGAAGGCAGTTTTCACATTCATCTGCTGAAGGAGGAAATTTTATTTGTACTCAACTTAAATCAgagttaaaggtgccgtaggtaggatcgCAAAGATCCaagacttagccaaaaaaattGAATATCGACaatttctcagtccctcccccctttttgctaaagcccaaaacggtctcctaagcccctccccccacaagagagaatgaatgtgtgttaatgagcagtgattgacacgcagttggcttcctttgtgttttaCCAACAACTGTACTCAGTAGACTTCATTGCACataatgacagaaaaaaaatccttttataTTGTCTCCACCGTCTATGAAATTAGGTAACAAAGACAAATCAATCCAGTAAATGCTTCATGTGTGATCAGCATTGAGCTTGACTAAATGAAATGATTACTTGTGACTAATCTAAACCAGTCTGAAAGAAGTATTTGTCAATTGGTTGCATGAAAGTGAGTTTGATATACATCAATGTTGACTTTGGCAACTTTGTAAAAGTGCTATGGGATTTAAAATAGCTAATTCTTCCCTGGTTCACAGTGCAGTGCTTCATCACTTCTGAAGCTACAGAGTGACTTGCACATATACTTACTGAACATTATTCCCTTGAGCCCATTTACACTCTTTGTCTTTGGTATTTGAAAATAAAGGGCTTCCTGAGCTACTTTACTCTATGTTTGGACCTCTGCAGACAGGCATGTCCTCTCTTCAAGGTAATTTGGTCGTAAAGGACATGAGGGCTGAAGCATCATGGGACCTGTAAAAGGAGAGCTTGGAAACACTACTGAGCAACCCCCAAAGGTGCAACAGTCACGGGACCCCATTAACCTCCTTTCAGTGGTCTCTGGGTTgcaaagaaaaataatcaaacACTGTTTGGTTTGGCATGGAGGTTCCATATAGATAACATATAAAAACATGTGTTTTGTAAGACAAACAGAAAATATGTGTGTACAATAAAAAGTCAGATTTGTTATTTATAGTGTGTGCCACAGAGAAATGTATTCCGTTTTTCTCACCTAAGGGAGTTGGCACGAGGAAAATTGCTTGAGATATTATTTTTAGTTAAATTGAAGTTAGCGTTAAAATGGAATGTCAGGGTTTGACATCAGTCAGGAAAGGTAATAAGTGTAGCCTATTCACTGTCTGCCCTATCTTACTTTTAGCAGAGGAATGgtacttcattttttttctgtgagagGAGAGCGACTCTATAACTTGGTGTTTCCATGATTCATCTCATACTAATGTAATTATTAACTGTGAAAAACCTGAATGGTGCCTGAGTACTACACTAACTTCAATGTGACTTTTGTTATGCCTCTTGGAGACCATTTCATTTAGGGAAGTGGATTACTTAGCCTGTTAGTTACTTATGTTGCAAAGTCAGTGAATAGCCCATATTTTTGGGCATATATGGGTCAATAAGTCCCAACCTTCAACTATTTTCTTTGGTGCTGTGTTTAATTTAAGTTACACTTTAGTCTTGCTGCTACTAAGAACCAACTCCATTGATGCCATTTTGACCTCAATCATTTTGGGGTCACCTCCTAagtaaaatcactttttcttacGTACATGCAATCCATTACCAGCAGGGAGAGCTGTCCACCAAGGCAGCACTATTTACCTGTTGTAATATCCACAGTAAGCTACAGTTTACAGAGTAAAGGTTATTACTCATATTCAGTCAAAATGAAACAAGGAAGTGACTTTGATTTTGCGCCAACGGTTACTTTTATTAGTTTCgtgatacttttttttcatttatgaaTTAAAAAGACCATTGCACATGTATCCCACTCCCAGTTTGACGTCCTCGTGCGTTTCCTGTTACCAAATAAAGGCAGCGCAGAGAGGTGGGGAAAACTTAAAGAGGTCGCACTCAGTCCCAGTTTGTGACACCAGAAACTCTGGAGTCAGGCGGGCTGAAAAGATCGTTTATGCATGGCGTGATAAATCAAAATAtagtgggggggaaaaaaacatagtCGCGGTCTGCACACTGTTACCATGGTGACCGATATGAGTATGGAAATTAGTAACATTTTAACTATAGGCTATGGCCACAAAAGCGTTAATTCAATCTGAAGATAGTAtgctttatttagttttattttattgttttattaaattattgtttttatcaGGACGCCATAATCTCGCAACATGTCCCGATGTTGGTGCAATAACACTCGCTTCCAGGAAGCAGGGCTCAATGGCATCCTGGGGTCCAGGCGTGGCTTTCAGATGGGTGTGGTTCCTTGTGTGGGGAAGTTTTACTGTAGTTAGCCGACCGGCAAGTAGGCTTCACATGTTGAATGAATGTGACATGAATTTAGAGTGAGATTCATTTAAAGactggtgtttttttctttacttgtcATCTTTGAAAGGTTGAAGATCTCTGAGGCAGGACAGCTCTGTGATCAAGGTAAGTGTAAGTAACTTGACCTTTATCAAAGACACATCTGTTATTCTGTTAATAatctttgctttcttttttgttcAGATGTATTTCCATCTCATCTCACCTACTCTATATCAATGCTGCCTAAAGAGTTTACTTGTTTGTTACCAGTTACATTGCAGATTTGCAGGCCTGTGTTTTACCATCAGAAACAGTTTGATTGTAAATAATAAGGATTGTGTTTCTCGGTGCTGTGTGTGAAACTGGGATATGTAACCTAGTCATCAGCTGCTAAACTACAGTATGATTGGCCTGACCTTTCAGAGCACATTGATCCTGTAATTAATAAAGATATTGCCTTGACTTTGAGGAAATGCTCTGACAAAACCACAGTTACGGGATGGGCTATGAATAGTTAATTAAACAGTGCCCCATATCACTGAAAAAAGTCACTGTCACATTTCTGCCCTGCGATTGGCCGTTTATTTATGCACAATCCAGCTCAAAGGCTCCATTCAGCCCATGAAACGAGAAATTCTAGTTAAAGTAAACCTTTATGTCAGCGTGGGTGTGAACAGTTGCTGTCACAGCCCGCCAACACTAGCTGATCTCTCTGTCTGACAGAGCTGAATGATGAAATGTGTCCTCTCAGGTCAAGTGGTAGTTGTGTTTTAATGATTTGCAACTTTTACAGAATGGCCCTCTTGCAGCAGCTGAAATCCCAGTTTGTGTGCCAGATGATCATCTGGTATGTGTTCCTGGTCAGCGGCCTCATTATCAACCTGTTGCAGATCTGTACTCTACCTCTGTGGCTGGTCAGTAAGCAGCTGGCCCGCAGGATCAACATCCGACTGGGCTACTGCATCAGCAGCCGTAAGTACTGTTCTTACTCTCTGCCACATAGATCATGCTGAAGTCTGCTCTCTGttgtactgtttttgttttgctgctggAAGGAAGAAATACGTCTTTAAGGTGGTAACTTTGTCGAAATGATCCTATCGCATGCATGCAGTGAGATTATTAATCAGTCTGTAAGAGCACttcacaaacagacaaactgtCTTTGTTCACATAACATAGACTTTGCTACATCATTGTGTCCTAATGATCCTCAGAGATGGTAGCGGCTCTGGAGTGGTGGTCTGGGACAGAATGCACGCTCTACACAGACCCAAAGAGTTATCTACTGTATGGAAATGAGAATGCAATTGTGGTTCTCAATCACAGTCATGAGATCGACTTCCTGTGTGGCTGGACCTTCTGTGACAGATTCGGAGTTCTTGGGGTAAGAGAAAGTATCCCCAAATATCTCCACGTTTGCCCTTTTTTGACtttgagtttgttttgttttacttcaGTCCTTAACAAGCTTTAAATTTTCATCTTTTTCCAGAGCTCCAAAGTGTTAGCCAAAAAAGAATTAAGTTATGTACCTGTTATCGGCTGGATGTGGTACTTCCTGGAGATAGTTTTCTGCAAGAGAAAGTGGGAGGAGGACCGAAAGACGGTGGCTCAGAGTCTTCAGAACCTGCGGGATTACCCAGAAAACTACTGGGTATGGTTCAGCCTATGGAAATTCTTATGTTGATGTTTCAGAGATATTTTTTGAATAATGGCATTAATAAACAATCTTATTTCCTTTGGCTAGTTCTTGCTTTTCTGTGAAGGAACACGCTTCACACCAAAGAAGCACCAGATTAGCATGCAGGTGGCTGAGAGCAAAGGTTTACCCAAACTGAAGTATCATCTTCTGCCCAGGACCAAAGGATTCTGGATCACTGTCCAAAACCTCAGAGGAACTGGTGAGTGTCCATCATTGTTGAAGTGAAAAATATGGCCAACGGTAAATATCAAATACTGTGTGTGGATTTCTTTGAGAGGGATTTGCAAAAGTAAGTTATGCGAGTTATACGGTTAACTGTTGCTGTGCGTTTTGTCTCATGCAGTGGCAGCTGTTTATGATTCCACGCTGAACTTCAGAGACAATGAAGCCCCAAACTTGCTCGGAATTCTTAATGGGAGGAAATATCACGCAGATTTATATGTGAGgtacaaataaatgttttgctACATGTCATTTCCTGTCTACTGGTGTAATCATTTATCTGAGAGATCTGACTTCCCCTCTTCCTTGCAGGAGAATCCCTCTGGAGCTGATCCCAGAAGATGAGGCGGAGTGTGCTGCTTGGCTCCACAAACTCTACCAGGAAAAGGTACAAGTGTGCTGAGGGTGGACGTTTAGCCCAAGGCTTTTTAGCCTCTATCTCATAATTCTAACATTACACAAGGGAGTTTACATTTTTGGCTCCTACTACTTTCTAGAGACATTGGCAGCAACATGGCTTTCAAAGAACAATCAAAGTCCTCTGTTAAGGACTTTGATACTGAGTTGTGTTTGCATTAATGTGTCCACAGGATAGCTTTCAGGAGCACTACACACAAACAGGGCGTTTTCCTGGCCCCACAGTGAGCCCTCCACAGCGACCCTGGGCCTTGATCAACTGGCTGTTCTGGGCCTGCTTGCTCCTCTACCCACTGGGCCTGCTACTTGCTCAACTGATCAGCACTGCATCGATAATGACCATCTTAGCATCTGTGGCTATCTGCTCTGCAGGTTGGTTTCATGCAAACTAAAGTGGAGTTAAGTCATCCTGAAATGGGTATAAAGGTCTTTCCACAAAGTAGCAGATTTGATAACTCAAATGTAAGTCCCCCTTTTCTTTGTAAAATGTTATTCATCAGTCCTGGGAGCATGTCACCAACAGCAGTCAGACATGTGCTGACGCAGCAAAGTTAAACATTAATCCATCTGAATAGTTTCCCTGAAATGTAAAATGGAGAAATTATTTCTCAAACAGCGTGGGTTCATGAGGAGCAAGTTATAGTTTCCACAATAAATAAGTGCCCATGTTTGTGGTTGTAGGTAAAATgactcattttgttttcttgaaAGAGACCAGCCCAATCttaaactttatatttatttaaaaagtgtCTGTTAAATTTGGAACTGGAATTTTAGATTTATCTCAAGACATTGGTTGTTATTCCTTAGCTTCCAATCTCAAAGTGACAAATTCAATCATGTCACTTAATTCTGATCCTGAAACCAAATTAAAAAGAGAATTTACTGTGGAAATAACCACGCCCACCACTTCTTTGGGACTCACTCAAATAATATTCTAAATGTACCCTTTCTTAATCTTTCCTTTACAGTTTCACTGGGAGTTCGCTGGATGATTGGCCAGACTGAGATCGACAGAAGCTCAAGCTATGGGAATAAAGAAGTTCCTCTAAACAACAACTAAAGACTCCTGACCTGCTCAGAGCTGCTTCTTTGCATAGCTACTTATATGCAAGCTGTGTAAACACCCATCTGGCAGGACTGGTCCAGCAAGTTCAACCTTGTTTCAAAGCACAATTCAGTCTCAACTTAATGCTATACAAGCAGAAGTTCAAGATAAGATCATGAAACTGGAACATGGTGGACAGCTTCATTTGGTAAATTTATGATAAGAATGTAAGATAAAATCAGAGTGTAAATATTTGAATACAGTGAGTCAAGACAAACATTTCTACTGGTAACTAAAGTCAACTTAACCAAGTGAATGGACTACCTCTTTGATTGTGATGTAAAGCATAAATGGCACTTCTCATGTTGGaagaaaaaatacacatttcccTTTGTTTAAACATGGGTTTATTAATATTGTTTGTACACTGTATAAGAGGAGCAGAAGTGGTGGTGTggtgttaaaaaatacaaatacaaaatccTTATTTAAGTGATAAATTATGTACTGTATTAGAATACTTGGCAAGCAGGAAGGCTTTAAAATAGATGCTAAAGCAATATCTCACCTCAGATTCTACATATTGTACATGCTTATACACGTGCCTCTGCAAGTTGAGATAAAAATGAGGAAAGAGTCATTGCATTGAATGAATAGACACACTTCTCTGTTGCATAACATTAACACTCCACGTAGGAGTGACAGCTGATCTACAATGCCTCTCTTTATGACaggaaaaacagagaaacaaTAACTTAGAGAGTAAGCCTGTCTCCTACCTTAATCATCGGAGATTCAAATCATACTTGCAGCatcaaagaagaaaacaaatctgTGCATACCCTTGCATCTAATACAGCATACTGTGTAACACTTGATGGTGGTGTGTACCAtaatttgaattgaaaattgtaGAGCACGGAGTGACCTTTCCATGAAGCTAGAAAGAAATGTTAGAAAAACTGGTGGGATTCATTACCCAGTGATACATGCATCCATTCAATTGTTAAAATTTGCATCACATACTTATCGCCAAGACTACCATGGACCATTGGCCACACCTACATTTTTGGTGGACATCAATGGAAAAAAAGGCTGGTGCATAGTTTTCAGGAGCGCTTGGCTGTTCTGTGGGGGATTaatggaattgttgggtctttgtaaattatagtgtggtctagacctgctctatctgtaaagtgtcttgagataactcttgttataatttgatactataaataaaatgtaattgaattgaattgaattggctCTCTGCTCTGCAGGTTGGTTTCATGCACTCATGCCCAAGGTGAAGTCATCCTGAAATGGTTAGAAAGGTCCATTCCTCAATTTAAAATGATAGTCTTTATCACTAAAAAAGTTTTGGATATTCTCCAAACATTTGTTGTTAACAGATTCATCTCTTGGCCTTTATTATGTCGGCCATCTGTGACAATTTGTGTGATTTGTATTTTCCAGCCAAAAttgacacatttttattttttttatttctcaaaacattAGGTGCAATCACCAAATCAATATATACTTAGCATTGCAACAGTTGATTTGTCCTCAAAACATTTGGCTATGTGTCCAACAGTGAATAAGTGCATCAGTCAGTGCATCGCTGCTACCAAAACTACATTTCAATGGTGTCAATTGCTCTACCAAGTCAAATATCCTTTTGTAGATAactgaaaacaaaacacttttcttttccttttttttaattacttatgggtattttatttacatttcatttttgtattGCTGTAATTGTCTGATTTTATTTCATGGAAgtcctgaaatgttttttttcctggttcaaccatgtaaagcactttgtaactgatttgaaaagtgctgtataaataaaggagCTAAAGTTAAAAGCTTATGTTGGACTAGATTCACTCTGCAGCCACTTTACCttaaggtgcagtaggtaaaactaactttctgtcatatttgctgaaactgaccctatgttccagtagaaatacatgaagcaggtcatctgaaaaaatccaccactccctgttcagatgcaccaatcaggacaAGGGGGgttgtctaactgtgtgtcaatcactgctcatgcacacacacattcattctcccttgtgtggGTAGGGGCtcaggagaccattttgggctttagcagaaaggggggagggactgagaagttgtcgatattcaaattttttggataaggcctggatcttcacaatccta from Perca flavescens isolate YP-PL-M2 chromosome 17, PFLA_1.0, whole genome shotgun sequence includes:
- the agpat4 gene encoding 1-acyl-sn-glycerol-3-phosphate acyltransferase delta, which gives rise to MALLQQLKSQFVCQMIIWYVFLVSGLIINLLQICTLPLWLVSKQLARRINIRLGYCISSQMVAALEWWSGTECTLYTDPKSYLLYGNENAIVVLNHSHEIDFLCGWTFCDRFGVLGSSKVLAKKELSYVPVIGWMWYFLEIVFCKRKWEEDRKTVAQSLQNLRDYPENYWFLLFCEGTRFTPKKHQISMQVAESKGLPKLKYHLLPRTKGFWITVQNLRGTVAAVYDSTLNFRDNEAPNLLGILNGRKYHADLYVRRIPLELIPEDEAECAAWLHKLYQEKDSFQEHYTQTGRFPGPTVSPPQRPWALINWLFWACLLLYPLGLLLAQLISTASIMTILASVAICSAVSLGVRWMIGQTEIDRSSSYGNKEVPLNNN